A genomic window from Streptomyces brevispora includes:
- the hemG gene encoding protoporphyrinogen oxidase, which translates to MQRSTNRADRATGHVVVIGGGIAGLAAAHRLLGTGLRVTLLEATDRLGGKLRTGDVAGVQVDLGAESMLARRPEAVGLARAVGLGDRLQPPATATASLWTRDALRPMPKGHVMGVPGDPAVLGEVLSPEGLARIAQERDLTPTAVGDDVAVGAYVADRLGREVVDRLVEPLLGGVYAGDAYRISMRAAVPQLFDVARQGGSLLDGVTRIQEQAAARQQDGPVFQGIEGGIGTLPDAVAAAVRAGGGEILTGTPVLGLTRTAAGWDVRTDTRVITADGVVLAAPAWSASTLLAAESPAASAELAGVEYASMALITMAFRRSDVTAAGTLGGRSGFLVPPVDGHTIKAATFSSQKWQWVADAAPDLFLLRTSVGRYGEEDHLHREDAELVDVSLRDLAAATGLTAVPVATEVTRWIGGLPQYPVGHLGRVARIREEVAKLRALRVCGAVYDGVGIPACMASAHRAADEIARDITGDITRDSAGNSAGDSAGDSGADTGEIIATPTLVQGTGSEAGQ; encoded by the coding sequence ATGCAGCGTTCAACAAACCGCGCGGACAGGGCCACCGGACACGTCGTCGTCATCGGCGGCGGCATCGCCGGACTCGCGGCCGCCCACCGGCTTCTCGGCACCGGGCTGCGGGTCACCCTCCTGGAGGCGACCGACCGGCTCGGCGGCAAACTCAGGACCGGCGACGTCGCGGGCGTGCAGGTCGACCTCGGCGCCGAATCGATGCTGGCCCGCCGCCCGGAAGCGGTCGGCCTGGCACGCGCCGTGGGCCTCGGCGACCGCCTCCAGCCGCCCGCCACGGCCACCGCCTCCCTGTGGACCCGCGACGCACTGCGCCCCATGCCCAAGGGCCATGTGATGGGCGTACCGGGCGACCCGGCGGTGCTCGGCGAGGTGCTCTCGCCCGAGGGGCTCGCCCGTATCGCGCAGGAGCGGGACCTCACCCCGACCGCGGTCGGCGACGACGTCGCGGTCGGCGCGTACGTGGCCGACCGGCTGGGCCGCGAGGTCGTCGACCGCCTGGTGGAGCCGCTGCTCGGCGGGGTGTACGCGGGCGACGCCTACCGGATCTCGATGCGCGCCGCCGTACCGCAGCTCTTCGACGTGGCCCGGCAGGGCGGCTCACTGCTCGACGGAGTGACCCGCATCCAGGAACAGGCCGCGGCCCGGCAGCAGGACGGTCCGGTCTTCCAGGGCATCGAAGGCGGCATCGGCACCCTCCCGGACGCGGTCGCCGCCGCCGTACGCGCCGGGGGCGGCGAGATCCTCACCGGGACCCCGGTGCTCGGGCTGACCCGTACCGCCGCCGGCTGGGACGTCCGCACCGACACCCGGGTGATCACCGCCGACGGCGTCGTCCTCGCCGCCCCCGCCTGGTCCGCCTCCACGCTGCTCGCCGCCGAGTCCCCGGCCGCCTCCGCCGAGCTCGCGGGCGTCGAGTACGCGTCGATGGCCCTGATCACCATGGCCTTCCGGCGCTCCGACGTGACCGCCGCAGGAACGCTCGGGGGGCGCTCCGGCTTCCTGGTGCCCCCGGTCGACGGCCACACCATCAAGGCCGCCACCTTCTCCAGCCAGAAGTGGCAGTGGGTCGCCGACGCGGCCCCCGACCTGTTCCTGCTGCGGACCTCGGTCGGCCGGTACGGCGAGGAGGACCACCTGCACCGCGAGGACGCGGAGCTCGTCGACGTGTCGCTGCGCGATCTCGCGGCGGCGACCGGACTGACCGCCGTGCCGGTGGCCACCGAGGTCACCCGGTGGATCGGCGGACTGCCCCAGTACCCCGTCGGCCACCTCGGCCGGGTCGCCCGGATCCGCGAGGAGGTCGCCAAGCTGCGCGCGCTGCGCGTCTGCGGCGCGGTCTACGACGGGGTCGGCATCCCGGCCTGCATGGCGAGCGCCCACCGGGCCGCGGACGAGATCGCCCGCGACATCACCGGGGACATCACCCGCGACAGCGCCGGGAACAGCGCCGGGGACAGCGCCGGGGACAGCGGCGCGGACACCGGAGAGATCATCGCCACCCCCACCCTGGTTCAGGGCACAGGGAGCGAGGCGGGACAATAG
- the hemQ gene encoding hydrogen peroxide-dependent heme synthase: protein MSAPETVTSSKGPNAGKKAKDLNDVVRYTLWSVFKLRDVLPADTDRAAYSGEVQELFDQLAAKDVTVRGSYDVSGLRADADVMIWWHAETAEALQEAYNLFRRTRLGRNLDPVWSNMALHRPAEFNKSHVPAFLADETPRDFISVYPFVRSYDWYLLPDEDRRRMLADHGKMARGYPDVRANTVASFSLGDYEWVLAFEADELHRIVDLMRHLRASEARMHVREEVPFFTGRRKSVADLVAGLA from the coding sequence ATGAGTGCTCCTGAGACTGTGACATCAAGCAAGGGCCCCAACGCCGGCAAGAAGGCGAAGGACCTCAACGACGTCGTCCGCTACACGCTGTGGTCCGTCTTCAAGCTCCGCGACGTGCTGCCCGCCGACACGGACCGCGCCGCGTACTCCGGCGAGGTCCAGGAACTGTTCGACCAGCTCGCGGCCAAGGACGTCACCGTTCGCGGCAGCTACGACGTCTCCGGGCTGCGCGCGGACGCCGACGTCATGATCTGGTGGCACGCCGAGACGGCGGAGGCCCTGCAGGAGGCGTACAACCTCTTCCGGCGCACCCGGCTGGGCAGGAACCTCGACCCGGTCTGGTCGAACATGGCACTGCACCGCCCCGCCGAGTTCAACAAGTCGCACGTCCCGGCGTTCCTCGCCGACGAGACGCCGCGCGACTTCATCAGCGTGTACCCCTTCGTGCGTTCCTACGACTGGTACCTGCTGCCGGACGAGGACCGTCGCCGCATGCTCGCCGACCACGGCAAGATGGCCCGCGGCTACCCCGACGTGCGCGCCAACACCGTCGCCTCCTTCTCCCTCGGCGACTACGAGTGGGTGCTGGCCTTCGAGGCCGACGAGCTGCACCGCATCGTCGACCTCATGCGTCACCTGCGGGCCTCCGAGGCGCGGATGCACGTCCGCGAGGAGGTGCCCTTCTTCACCGGCCGGCGCAAGTCGGTCGCAGACCTGGTGGCAGGGCTCGCGTAG
- a CDS encoding TIGR04222 domain-containing membrane protein: MNTLALVLTITVVVSSTLLIRGIRRAGRGAGSPVHDLSEVAFLNGGPGRVVDTALAAMQADGRLVVGGPGIVAVQRPVAHDPVERAVLQEQAAAPSGALYTLRAAAMRHTAVQEIGDGLAARGLLAAPGANRTRVRWGMAQGLLCLLGVPAAIAVTIHQFISADPAGDSPFPFFPKVFPALLAGAVIGFVCAAGARSRITKAGRRAAAEYRTANAHRTDPAHLVATAGLRALPDPQLRTHLFVASRTRQTGTPTPSHHFSDSSSALLVPTVWCAGTTPGGGGCGSSSGHSGGGGGSGCGSGSSCGSGSSCGSGSSCGSGSSCSSGSSCSSGSSCGGGGSSCGGGGSSCGSSS; this comes from the coding sequence ATGAATACCCTCGCCCTGGTCCTGACGATCACCGTCGTTGTCTCCTCGACGCTGCTGATCAGGGGAATCCGACGTGCGGGGCGCGGGGCGGGCAGCCCCGTCCACGACCTCTCCGAGGTGGCCTTCCTGAACGGCGGGCCGGGCCGGGTGGTGGACACCGCACTCGCCGCGATGCAGGCGGACGGCCGGCTCGTCGTCGGCGGGCCCGGCATCGTCGCGGTCCAACGGCCCGTCGCCCACGACCCGGTGGAGCGGGCCGTCCTCCAGGAGCAGGCCGCGGCGCCGAGCGGTGCGCTGTACACCCTGCGGGCCGCGGCGATGCGTCACACAGCGGTGCAGGAGATCGGCGACGGGCTGGCGGCGCGCGGTCTGCTGGCCGCGCCCGGGGCGAACCGGACCCGAGTCCGCTGGGGCATGGCGCAGGGGCTGCTCTGCCTGCTCGGAGTCCCGGCCGCCATCGCCGTGACCATCCATCAGTTCATCTCGGCGGACCCCGCCGGCGACTCACCCTTCCCGTTCTTCCCGAAGGTGTTCCCGGCGCTTCTCGCCGGGGCCGTCATCGGTTTCGTCTGCGCGGCCGGTGCCCGGTCCAGGATCACCAAAGCGGGCCGCAGGGCCGCCGCGGAGTACCGCACCGCCAACGCGCACCGCACCGATCCGGCCCATCTGGTGGCGACCGCCGGGCTCCGGGCCCTTCCCGATCCCCAGCTGCGGACGCATCTGTTCGTGGCGTCCCGGACGAGGCAGACCGGGACGCCCACACCGTCGCACCACTTCTCGGACTCTTCCAGTGCGCTGCTCGTGCCGACGGTGTGGTGCGCCGGTACGACCCCGGGCGGTGGCGGGTGCGGCAGCTCCTCGGGGCACAGCGGCGGAGGCGGCGGGAGCGGCTGCGGTTCCGGATCCAGTTGCGGCTCGGGTTCGAGTTGTGGCTCCGGATCGAGTTGCGGCTCGGGGTCCAGCTGCAGCTCGGGGTCCAGCTGCAGCTCGGGGTCCAGCTGCGGTGGCGGCGGGTCGAGCTGCGGTGGCGGCGGGTCGAGCTGCGGCAGCAGCTCTTGA
- a CDS encoding DUF692 domain-containing protein: MKLGTGIGWRPEIADAVEALPGIDWVEAVAENLCADHLPASLTRLRERGVTVVPHGVSLGLGGADRPDPGRLADLAARAALLGTPLVTEHIAFVRAGGPRTASPVLEAGHLLPVPRTWAALDVLCENVRIAQDSLPVPLAVENIAALISWPDEELTEGQFLAELVGRTGVRLLIDVANLHTNHVNRGEDPARALDELPVEAIAYVHVAGGVEKDGVWHDTHAHPVTAPVLDILAELRSRVTPPGVLLERDDDFPPAAELAGELDAIRATLDADRGGVRPSADAAPPAGPPGAPAPVCGSGDLEAVRDRVAVAQASLLSALVAGTPAPEGFDHRRLGIQSRALAAKRADVVAKVAPELPDILGHSYRGAFLAYAKARPMSAGYRRDALDFAEQLLIAGRPEDGTARRRLTHWWQDRAAPRPPGRTTRLVRAARSVLAGTGR, encoded by the coding sequence ATGAAGTTGGGTACGGGTATCGGCTGGCGGCCGGAGATCGCCGACGCGGTGGAGGCACTGCCGGGGATCGACTGGGTGGAGGCGGTCGCGGAGAACCTCTGCGCCGACCACCTGCCCGCCTCACTGACGCGGTTGAGGGAGCGTGGCGTCACCGTGGTGCCGCACGGGGTCTCGCTCGGCCTGGGCGGGGCCGACCGCCCCGACCCCGGCCGGCTCGCCGACCTCGCGGCGCGGGCCGCGCTGCTGGGCACGCCGCTGGTGACCGAGCACATCGCGTTCGTACGGGCGGGGGGGCCGCGCACCGCGTCGCCCGTGCTGGAGGCGGGGCACCTGCTCCCCGTGCCGCGCACCTGGGCCGCGCTGGACGTGCTGTGCGAGAACGTGCGGATCGCGCAGGACTCGCTTCCGGTGCCGCTGGCCGTGGAGAACATCGCGGCGCTGATCTCCTGGCCCGACGAGGAGCTGACCGAGGGGCAGTTCCTGGCCGAGCTGGTCGGGCGCACGGGGGTGCGGCTGCTCATCGACGTGGCCAATCTGCACACCAACCACGTCAACCGGGGCGAGGACCCGGCCAGGGCCCTCGACGAGCTGCCGGTGGAGGCCATCGCGTACGTGCATGTGGCGGGCGGCGTAGAGAAGGACGGCGTCTGGCACGACACGCACGCCCACCCGGTCACCGCGCCGGTCCTCGACATCCTGGCCGAGCTGCGCTCCCGGGTCACCCCGCCCGGTGTGCTGCTGGAGCGCGACGACGACTTCCCGCCGGCCGCTGAGCTGGCGGGCGAGCTGGACGCGATCCGCGCCACGCTCGACGCGGACCGGGGCGGCGTACGGCCGTCGGCGGACGCCGCACCGCCCGCCGGGCCGCCGGGCGCGCCCGCCCCGGTATGCGGGTCCGGCGACCTGGAGGCCGTACGCGACCGGGTCGCGGTCGCGCAGGCCTCGCTGCTCTCCGCACTGGTCGCCGGTACCCCCGCCCCGGAGGGCTTCGACCACCGCCGGCTCGGCATCCAGAGCCGGGCGCTGGCCGCCAAGCGCGCCGATGTCGTCGCCAAGGTGGCGCCCGAACTCCCGGACATCCTGGGGCACTCCTACCGGGGCGCGTTCCTCGCGTACGCCAAGGCCCGTCCGATGTCCGCCGGTTACCGGCGCGACGCGCTGGACTTCGCCGAGCAGCTGCTCATCGCGGGCCGCCCGGAGGACGGCACGGCCCGCCGGCGGCTGACCCACTGGTGGCAGGACCGGGCCGCTCCACGCCCGCCCGGCCGCACCACCCGGCTGGTGCGGGCCGCCCGTTCCGTCCTCGCGGGAACGGGAAGGTGA
- a CDS encoding peptidyl-tRNA hydrolase, translating into MSSNDTPVSPSETAGLPADSPFRSERTDRDEAQQYVLPLVVHIEKTAPPARTDALRTAARAVLVMLSDERSLGEGEWAQAMRDWQDARIRKVVRRARGAEWRKACALPGITVTGESAEVRVFPPVPLDGWPKELAKLQVSGTDLDDPEPPAAPDLAGPVLWLNPALDMSAGKEMAQVGHGAQLAWWELSEPERTAWREAGFPLSVATAEADHWRELTVSGLPVVEDAGFTEIAPGKTVVAEGAHRVASLPALRQP; encoded by the coding sequence GTGAGCAGCAACGACACCCCCGTATCCCCGTCCGAGACCGCCGGCCTGCCTGCGGACAGCCCCTTCCGTTCCGAGCGGACGGACCGGGACGAAGCACAGCAGTACGTACTCCCGCTCGTGGTCCACATCGAGAAGACGGCTCCCCCGGCCCGCACCGACGCACTGCGCACGGCCGCCCGCGCGGTGCTGGTGATGCTCTCCGACGAGCGGTCGTTGGGCGAGGGTGAGTGGGCGCAGGCGATGCGGGACTGGCAGGACGCCCGGATCCGCAAGGTGGTGCGCCGGGCGCGCGGCGCGGAGTGGCGCAAGGCCTGCGCGCTGCCCGGGATCACGGTCACCGGCGAGAGCGCCGAGGTGCGGGTCTTCCCGCCGGTGCCGCTGGACGGCTGGCCCAAGGAGCTCGCCAAGCTCCAGGTGTCGGGGACGGATCTGGACGACCCCGAGCCGCCTGCCGCGCCCGACCTCGCCGGGCCGGTTCTCTGGCTGAACCCGGCCCTCGACATGTCGGCGGGCAAGGAGATGGCACAGGTCGGGCACGGGGCCCAGCTCGCCTGGTGGGAGCTGTCGGAGCCGGAGCGCACGGCATGGCGCGAGGCGGGCTTCCCCCTCTCGGTCGCCACCGCGGAGGCGGACCACTGGCGGGAACTCACGGTGAGCGGACTGCCGGTGGTGGAGGATGCCGGATTCACCGAGATCGCCCCCGGGAAGACCGTTGTGGCCGAGGGCGCCCATCGGGTCGCTTCGCTTCCGGCGCTGCGGCAGCCGTAG
- a CDS encoding AIM24 family protein, producing MKSDLFSSEHMAQQSTVAGMTLQNAKSIKYAVSGEMHARQGSMIAFRGDLQFERKGQGLGGMLKRVVTGEGLPLMAVRGQGEAWFAHEAANCFIVEMEQGDVLTINGRNVLCFDATLAYEIKTVKGAGMTGGGLFNSVFTGYGKLGLMCEGNPIVIPVTPQQPVCVDTDAVVGWSAHLTTSLHRSQSVGSMLRGGSGEAVQLRLDGEGFVIVRPSEVKPEKASAN from the coding sequence ATGAAGAGCGATCTTTTCTCCAGCGAGCACATGGCGCAGCAGTCAACTGTCGCCGGGATGACCCTGCAGAACGCGAAATCGATCAAGTACGCGGTCAGTGGCGAGATGCACGCGCGCCAGGGATCGATGATCGCCTTCCGGGGGGACCTCCAGTTCGAACGCAAGGGCCAGGGCCTCGGCGGAATGCTCAAGCGTGTCGTCACCGGCGAGGGCCTGCCGCTGATGGCGGTGCGCGGCCAGGGTGAGGCGTGGTTCGCGCACGAGGCGGCCAACTGCTTCATCGTGGAGATGGAGCAGGGCGACGTCCTCACCATCAACGGCCGCAACGTCCTCTGCTTCGACGCCACGCTCGCCTACGAGATCAAGACCGTGAAGGGCGCCGGGATGACCGGCGGCGGCCTCTTCAACAGCGTCTTCACCGGGTACGGGAAGCTCGGCCTGATGTGCGAGGGGAACCCCATAGTCATCCCCGTCACGCCCCAGCAGCCGGTGTGTGTCGACACGGACGCGGTCGTCGGCTGGAGTGCCCACCTCACCACCTCGCTGCACCGCTCGCAGAGCGTCGGCTCGATGCTGCGCGGCGGTTCGGGCGAGGCCGTCCAACTGCGTCTGGACGGCGAGGGGTTCGTGATCGTACGTCCCAGCGAGGTCAAGCCGGAGAAGGCGTCGGCCAACTGA
- a CDS encoding polysaccharide deacetylase family protein, which produces MTTATVLGAVLGGGLVGCGNAEVPRSARPAAADSASAAAHAPVRTPSSAPPATKRPPTLAPGPDGLTSVFKRGPQHAEKVVAFTFDADMTADEGPRAAAGEHFDNPELIALLRRLKVPATVFMTGRWAEEYPSQARSIGTDPLFEIGNHSYSHYAFTSPCYGLPTMGTDEIRGEVERTFGAIRKTGARNVVPYFRFPGGCYDNASLRALAPEKVTAVQWDVVSGDAFATDADAVAEQVLAGVKPGSLVVMHCTRSAAPVTDQAVGRVVPELRKRGYRFVKVSELMAG; this is translated from the coding sequence ATGACGACCGCCACCGTGCTGGGGGCGGTGCTCGGAGGTGGGCTCGTCGGCTGCGGGAACGCGGAGGTCCCCCGCAGTGCCCGGCCCGCAGCCGCTGACAGCGCCTCGGCAGCCGCCCACGCCCCGGTGCGCACCCCGTCCTCGGCTCCCCCGGCCACGAAGAGGCCGCCCACCCTCGCGCCCGGCCCCGACGGGCTGACCTCCGTGTTCAAGCGCGGGCCGCAGCACGCGGAGAAGGTCGTGGCGTTCACCTTCGACGCCGACATGACGGCCGACGAGGGACCGCGCGCGGCGGCCGGCGAGCACTTCGACAATCCGGAACTGATCGCCCTGCTGCGTCGGCTGAAGGTGCCGGCGACGGTCTTCATGACCGGCCGGTGGGCTGAGGAGTACCCGTCCCAGGCCCGCTCCATCGGCACCGATCCCCTCTTCGAGATCGGCAACCACTCCTACAGCCACTACGCCTTCACCTCGCCCTGCTACGGCCTGCCGACCATGGGGACCGACGAGATCCGCGGCGAGGTGGAGCGGACCTTCGGTGCGATCCGGAAGACCGGCGCGCGCAACGTGGTGCCGTACTTCCGCTTCCCCGGCGGCTGCTACGACAACGCGTCGCTGCGCGCGCTGGCGCCGGAGAAGGTGACCGCCGTCCAGTGGGACGTGGTCAGCGGTGACGCCTTCGCGACGGATGCGGACGCGGTGGCGGAGCAGGTGCTCGCCGGGGTGAAGCCCGGTTCGCTGGTCGTCATGCACTGCACCCGCAGCGCGGCGCCGGTCACCGACCAGGCGGTCGGCCGGGTGGTGCCGGAGCTGCGCAAGCGGGGATACCGATTCGTCAAGGTGTCGGAGCTGATGGCCGGTTGA
- a CDS encoding SpoIIE family protein phosphatase translates to MDSRLVLLDSVERGATESEVLRLALVHAVAELDGLGGMVHVRGPMSALRLVSAAGLPTGLVRPWEILDQEGPQAPALAVRRGSGVWVPQVHNDAGTARVRAPGAWPGTGLAAEPLSGAERPVGALTVVTGATGEPTEKQWRFLTAVATWANERMVQAPPPARPTQEEAGGSGTRRALQAVQVGTWDWNIRTGELAWDEVAMAVYGTDPADFVPRVESWMKIIHPDDLPWTLAAVEKALHSRSVFEAEYRVRRRDGSYGWTQARATVMLDGEGEPIRMIGTAWDSTEPRSVRDTLSRALRHMSDGFLSADDHWRITFVNLEAESLLGSSDEELFGRVLWTLPSVRQIAGMEEGCRKAAAEATPVDFDVQIAATGRCYHLRQVPVPDGVTLYFTDVTDQRRHEAEKAAAESSAAERAARIAELTAALATATTSRDVVEAVAQRVLPPFRAAGLLVQAVEGDRVWNVGAVGYPLAFLDHVDGRSQRVGDPGWEAISTKEPLFVSSAEEYVTRYPGTADHPRMNGKQSWAFLPLTASGRTFAVCVIAFDRPRHFTGEERTLLTAISALVAHALERARLYDAERTRSRKLQQALLPRRLPDVAECTAAARYLSAGQGVDIGGDWYDVIPLSSGRVALVVGDVVGHGLAEAVTMGRLRTAVHTLAGLELPPGEIMSHLNDIVNGLDLYATCLYTIYDSTTGICSITSAGHPPPALVHPDGTVHFPDQAPNPPLGAAEPPFETFELSVPQESLFVLYTDGLVESSERQIDRGMARLAQLLRTTDGEDLEQLCDALVAGLFPAGHTTRDDVALLVARVHALDSGRMASWSLPEDPQAAGQARRHVRDQLSAWRLDDLAMTTELLASELVGNVVRHGRGPVRLRLLRGADLVCEVSDGSLTMPRIRHSSETDEGGRGLQLVAALSQRWGTRYTAAGKCIWTVQSLHNSDSPEP, encoded by the coding sequence GTGGATTCACGTTTGGTGCTACTTGACTCCGTGGAAAGAGGTGCCACGGAGAGCGAGGTGCTTCGGCTGGCACTCGTGCACGCGGTGGCCGAGCTGGATGGCCTGGGCGGGATGGTGCATGTGCGTGGGCCGATGTCCGCGCTGCGACTGGTGTCAGCGGCCGGGCTGCCCACCGGCCTCGTCCGTCCGTGGGAGATCCTTGACCAGGAGGGCCCGCAGGCTCCGGCCCTGGCCGTGCGTCGGGGCTCAGGCGTATGGGTGCCCCAAGTCCACAACGATGCCGGCACCGCCCGCGTGCGAGCGCCGGGCGCATGGCCCGGTACGGGTCTGGCTGCCGAGCCGCTGTCGGGCGCGGAGCGTCCGGTAGGCGCACTCACCGTCGTGACCGGCGCCACAGGAGAACCCACGGAGAAGCAGTGGCGCTTTCTGACGGCAGTGGCCACCTGGGCGAACGAACGAATGGTCCAGGCCCCGCCACCTGCCCGCCCCACCCAGGAGGAGGCCGGCGGCAGCGGGACGCGACGAGCGCTGCAGGCCGTCCAGGTGGGCACATGGGACTGGAACATCCGCACCGGCGAGCTGGCCTGGGACGAGGTGGCGATGGCCGTTTACGGCACCGATCCGGCCGACTTCGTGCCCCGGGTCGAGAGCTGGATGAAGATTATCCACCCCGACGACCTGCCCTGGACGCTCGCTGCTGTCGAGAAGGCCCTTCACAGCCGCAGTGTGTTCGAAGCCGAATACCGGGTGAGACGCCGCGACGGCAGCTACGGCTGGACCCAGGCCCGCGCCACGGTCATGCTCGACGGCGAGGGCGAGCCCATCCGGATGATTGGAACGGCATGGGACAGCACCGAACCCCGTTCCGTTCGTGACACGCTCAGCCGCGCTCTGCGCCACATGAGTGACGGCTTTCTCTCCGCCGACGACCATTGGCGGATCACCTTCGTCAACCTGGAGGCGGAGAGCCTGCTCGGCTCATCCGACGAAGAGCTGTTCGGCCGCGTGCTGTGGACGCTGCCGTCGGTACGACAGATCGCCGGTATGGAGGAAGGCTGTCGCAAAGCCGCCGCGGAGGCTACGCCCGTGGACTTCGACGTGCAGATCGCGGCCACCGGGCGCTGCTACCACCTGCGGCAGGTCCCGGTGCCCGACGGTGTCACCCTGTACTTCACCGATGTCACCGACCAGCGCAGGCACGAGGCCGAGAAGGCTGCCGCCGAGAGCTCCGCGGCCGAGCGCGCCGCTCGTATCGCGGAGCTGACCGCGGCACTCGCCACGGCAACGACGTCACGAGACGTGGTCGAAGCGGTCGCCCAGCGGGTGCTGCCCCCGTTTCGCGCCGCCGGGTTGCTGGTCCAAGCCGTTGAGGGCGACCGTGTGTGGAACGTCGGAGCCGTCGGCTACCCGTTGGCCTTCCTGGACCATGTCGACGGCCGTTCGCAGAGAGTGGGGGACCCGGGCTGGGAGGCGATCTCGACCAAGGAACCGCTGTTCGTCTCCTCGGCCGAGGAGTACGTGACGAGATACCCCGGCACAGCCGACCACCCACGGATGAACGGCAAGCAGTCCTGGGCGTTCCTGCCGCTGACCGCCTCCGGGCGCACCTTCGCCGTTTGCGTGATCGCCTTCGACCGGCCTCGCCATTTCACCGGCGAGGAACGAACCCTGCTCACAGCGATCAGCGCCCTGGTCGCCCACGCACTGGAACGCGCAAGGCTGTACGACGCCGAGCGCACCCGCTCCCGGAAGCTGCAGCAAGCATTGCTGCCGCGGCGGCTGCCCGATGTGGCGGAGTGCACCGCCGCCGCTCGCTACCTGTCGGCCGGTCAGGGCGTGGACATCGGCGGCGACTGGTACGACGTCATCCCGCTCTCCTCCGGCAGGGTGGCGCTCGTCGTCGGCGATGTGGTGGGTCACGGGCTTGCCGAGGCGGTCACAATGGGGCGGTTGCGCACCGCCGTTCACACCCTGGCCGGGCTGGAGCTGCCCCCCGGCGAGATCATGAGTCATCTCAACGACATCGTCAACGGTCTCGACTTGTACGCCACTTGCCTCTACACCATCTACGACTCCACCACCGGCATCTGCTCCATCACCAGTGCCGGGCATCCTCCACCGGCACTGGTTCACCCCGACGGCACCGTGCACTTCCCGGACCAGGCGCCGAACCCGCCCCTGGGCGCGGCGGAACCGCCGTTCGAGACCTTCGAGCTGTCGGTGCCACAGGAAAGCCTCTTCGTTCTGTACACCGACGGCCTGGTCGAATCGTCCGAGCGCCAGATCGACCGGGGAATGGCACGGCTCGCGCAGCTGCTGCGCACGACGGACGGTGAGGATCTGGAGCAGCTCTGCGACGCCCTCGTCGCCGGACTGTTTCCGGCCGGGCACACCACCCGTGACGACGTCGCCCTCCTCGTCGCCCGCGTCCACGCGCTCGACTCCGGCCGGATGGCTTCCTGGTCGCTCCCGGAGGACCCCCAGGCAGCGGGACAAGCTCGCAGGCACGTCCGGGACCAGCTGTCCGCGTGGCGGCTGGACGACCTCGCGATGACCACGGAACTGCTGGCCAGCGAGTTGGTCGGCAACGTGGTACGCCACGGGAGGGGCCCGGTTCGGCTGCGGCTGCTCCGCGGTGCCGACCTGGTCTGCGAAGTCTCCGACGGCAGTCTGACCATGCCCCGTATCCGCCACTCCTCGGAGACCGACGAGGGCGGCCGCGGGCTGCAACTCGTCGCCGCACTCTCCCAGAGGTGGGGCACCCGCTACACCGCGGCCGGCAAGTGCATCTGGACCGTGCAGTCACTGCACAACTCCGACAGCCCGGAGCCGTAG